A genomic window from Paucibacter sp. KCTC 42545 includes:
- a CDS encoding ABC transporter substrate-binding protein → MKFKPVTVNALLLSVAALCGAISSPVAQASPLRWAAQNDIQTLDPHAQNHATTNTIAGFAYEGLTRYNDKFQPEPALATKWTQLSPTQVRFDLRRGVKFHDGTPFTADDVLFSFARIRQPQANLQIFVSGIKEIKKIDDYTVDLLLDGPNPILLRNLIFFRIMSKSWAEKNKAVNTQDYKAKEDTYASRNAMGTGPYKITGWQPDQKISLVANKDWWDKPSGNISEISYLPIKSDATRVAALLSGDLDLLTDLPTQDVAKLKADPKLKVLDGNENRTIFIAMDEGSEELKGSNVKGKNPFKDKRVREALNLAIDREAIKRSLMRGLSMPAAIMVAPGVNGHTADIDQPLKVDLDKAKKLLAEAGYPSGFEVPLNCPNDRYVNDEEICQAVVAMWSKVGIKAKLSTSPMSQHSQLLQRMDSPLYLYGWGVNTFDAQYTLQDIVHTKTSGADGKGNYARVSDAKLDALVQAMKVEIDATKRNAMIREALLRVRDEYLFIPIHHQVRPWAMRSNVDTPHRADDRPEPRWTTIR, encoded by the coding sequence TTGAAATTCAAACCAGTCACCGTCAACGCCCTGCTGCTCAGCGTGGCCGCGCTGTGCGGCGCCATCAGCAGCCCTGTTGCCCAGGCCTCGCCGCTGCGCTGGGCCGCGCAGAACGACATTCAGACCCTGGACCCCCATGCGCAGAACCACGCCACCACCAACACCATTGCCGGCTTTGCCTACGAGGGCTTGACCCGCTACAACGACAAGTTCCAGCCCGAGCCGGCCCTGGCGACCAAGTGGACCCAGCTCAGCCCCACTCAAGTGCGCTTCGACCTGCGCCGCGGCGTCAAGTTCCATGACGGCACGCCTTTCACCGCCGACGATGTGCTGTTCAGCTTTGCCCGCATCCGCCAGCCGCAGGCCAATTTGCAAATCTTCGTCAGTGGCATCAAGGAGATCAAGAAGATCGACGACTACACCGTCGACCTGCTGCTGGACGGGCCTAACCCCATCTTGCTGCGCAATCTGATCTTCTTCCGCATCATGAGCAAGAGCTGGGCGGAGAAGAACAAGGCCGTCAACACCCAGGACTACAAGGCCAAGGAAGACACCTACGCTTCCCGCAATGCCATGGGCACCGGCCCCTACAAAATCACCGGCTGGCAGCCCGACCAGAAAATCAGCCTGGTCGCCAACAAGGACTGGTGGGACAAGCCCAGCGGCAATATCAGCGAGATCAGCTATTTGCCGATCAAGAGCGATGCCACCCGGGTAGCCGCTCTGCTCTCCGGCGACCTGGATCTGCTGACCGACCTGCCCACCCAAGACGTGGCCAAGCTCAAGGCCGACCCCAAGCTGAAGGTGCTGGACGGCAATGAGAACCGCACCATCTTCATCGCCATGGACGAGGGCAGCGAAGAGTTGAAGGGCAGCAATGTCAAAGGCAAGAACCCCTTCAAAGACAAGCGGGTGCGCGAAGCGCTGAACCTGGCCATCGACCGCGAAGCCATCAAGCGCAGCCTGATGCGGGGCTTGTCCATGCCCGCGGCCATCATGGTGGCGCCGGGTGTGAATGGCCACACGGCCGACATCGACCAGCCACTCAAGGTTGATCTCGACAAGGCCAAGAAACTGCTGGCCGAGGCCGGCTACCCGAGCGGCTTTGAAGTGCCGCTGAACTGCCCGAACGACCGCTACGTCAACGACGAAGAAATCTGCCAGGCCGTGGTGGCGATGTGGAGCAAGGTTGGCATCAAGGCCAAGCTCAGCACCAGCCCGATGTCGCAGCACTCGCAGCTGCTGCAGCGCATGGATTCACCGCTGTATTTGTACGGCTGGGGCGTCAACACTTTTGACGCCCAGTACACCTTGCAAGACATCGTCCACACCAAGACCAGCGGCGCCGACGGCAAGGGCAATTACGCCCGCGTCAGCGATGCCAAGCTCGACGCCCTGGTGCAGGCCATGAAGGTGGAAATCGATGCGACCAAGCGCAACGCCATGATTCGCGAAGCCCTGCTGCGGGTGCGGGACGAGTATCTGTTCATCCCCATCCACCACCAAGTGCGCCCTTGGGCCATGCGCAGCAATGTGGACACGCCGCACCGCGCCGACGACAGGCCCGAGCCGCGCTGGACCACGATTCGCTGA
- a CDS encoding 2OG-Fe(II) oxygenase family protein produces MQVQVVDYRAPDAAQKFTQSLHDTGFGVLVNHPIQQTLVERIYADWLNFFNGDEKLAFPFSKEKQDGYFSTEISETAKGSSLKDIKEYFHIYPWGRIPDSLKADALQYYSEANALAGELLSWVERYTPPEIAKHYREPLSQMIEGSQQTLLRVLRYPPLTGQEPAGALRAAAHGDINLLTILPAANEPGLQVQNMDGAWFDVPCDFGMLIINIGDMLEEASQGYYPSTQHRVVNPTGEGATRSRVSLPLFLHPRNEVVLSDRHTAHSYLQERLRELGVKT; encoded by the coding sequence ATGCAAGTTCAAGTCGTTGATTACCGCGCCCCCGATGCCGCCCAGAAATTCACCCAATCGCTGCACGACACGGGTTTCGGGGTGCTGGTCAATCACCCCATTCAGCAGACCCTGGTGGAAAGGATCTACGCCGATTGGCTGAACTTTTTCAATGGCGACGAGAAACTGGCCTTCCCCTTCTCCAAGGAAAAGCAAGACGGCTACTTCTCCACCGAGATCTCCGAGACAGCCAAGGGCAGCAGCCTGAAGGACATCAAGGAATACTTCCACATCTACCCCTGGGGCCGCATTCCGGACAGCCTCAAAGCCGATGCGCTGCAGTATTACAGCGAGGCCAACGCCCTGGCCGGCGAGTTGCTGAGCTGGGTCGAGCGCTACACCCCGCCCGAAATTGCCAAGCATTACCGCGAGCCGCTCTCCCAGATGATTGAGGGCAGCCAGCAAACCCTGCTGCGGGTGCTGCGCTACCCGCCGCTGACCGGCCAAGAGCCGGCCGGCGCCCTGCGCGCCGCCGCGCACGGCGATATCAACTTGCTGACCATCTTGCCGGCCGCCAACGAGCCTGGCCTACAGGTGCAAAACATGGACGGCGCCTGGTTTGACGTGCCCTGCGACTTCGGCATGCTGATCATAAATATCGGCGACATGCTGGAAGAAGCCTCGCAAGGCTATTACCCCAGCACCCAGCACCGGGTGGTGAACCCGACCGGCGAGGGCGCCACCCGCAGCCGCGTTTCCCTGCCGCTGTTTCTGCACCCGCGCAACGAAGTGGTGCTGTCGGACCGCCACACGGCCCACAGCTATCTGCAAGAGCGCCTGCGCGAATTGGGCGTCAAGACTTAA
- a CDS encoding NAD(P)H-dependent flavin oxidoreductase: MALPPILQNAPLPIIGSPLFIISNPKLVIAQCKAGVIGSMPSLNARPAELLDEWLNEITTELAAYNKANPDKPAAPFAINQIVHKSNDRLEHDLAVCAKYKVPIIITSLGAREDVNQAVHAWGGIVLHDIINNKFAKKAIEKGADGLIAVAAGAGGHAGVKSPFALIQEIRQWFDGPLALSGSIASGDAVLAAQAMGADFAYIGSAFIATDEARAAEGYKQMIVESNSDDIVYSNLFTGVHGNYLRGSIVNAGMDPDNLPESDPSKMNFGGDSKKAWKDIWGCGQGIGAIDKVQPAAELVARLVSEYQAARRRLSLG, translated from the coding sequence GTGGCCCTGCCTCCCATTCTGCAAAACGCTCCCCTGCCCATCATCGGCTCGCCCCTGTTCATCATCAGCAACCCCAAGCTGGTGATCGCGCAGTGCAAGGCCGGTGTGATCGGCTCCATGCCCTCGCTCAATGCCCGCCCGGCTGAACTGCTGGACGAATGGCTCAATGAAATCACCACCGAACTGGCCGCCTACAACAAGGCCAACCCGGACAAGCCGGCGGCGCCTTTTGCCATCAACCAGATCGTGCACAAGAGCAATGACCGCCTGGAGCATGACCTGGCCGTTTGCGCCAAGTACAAGGTGCCCATCATCATCACCTCGCTGGGCGCGCGTGAGGATGTCAACCAGGCCGTGCACGCCTGGGGCGGCATCGTGCTGCACGACATCATCAACAACAAGTTCGCCAAGAAGGCGATCGAGAAGGGCGCCGATGGCCTGATCGCCGTCGCCGCCGGTGCAGGCGGCCATGCCGGTGTGAAGAGCCCCTTCGCCCTGATCCAGGAAATCCGCCAATGGTTTGACGGCCCGCTGGCGCTGTCGGGTTCCATCGCTTCGGGCGACGCGGTGCTGGCGGCTCAGGCCATGGGGGCTGACTTCGCTTACATCGGATCGGCCTTCATTGCCACCGATGAAGCGCGCGCGGCCGAGGGCTATAAGCAGATGATTGTCGAGAGCAATAGCGACGACATTGTCTATAGCAACCTCTTCACCGGCGTGCACGGCAACTATCTGCGCGGCTCCATCGTCAATGCCGGCATGGACCCCGACAACTTGCCCGAGAGCGACCCGAGCAAGATGAACTTCGGTGGCGACTCCAAAAAAGCCTGGAAGGACATCTGGGGTTGCGGTCAAGGCATTGGCGCCATCGACAAGGTGCAACCCGCCGCTGAGCTGGTGGCTCGCTTGGTGAGCGAGTACCAAGCGGCGCGGCGCCGCCTCAGCCTGGGCTGA
- a CDS encoding ABC transporter substrate-binding protein: MHSTLVRPRFLAQALLALAACLSLPSQAANLRWAAQNDILTLDPHSQNHTTTIAVLMHAYEGLTRYNEKYQVEPALATKWTAISPTQIRFELRQGVKFHDGSPFTADDVVFSFGRIMQPQGTLQIYVAGIKEVKKIDNYTVDFILSAPQPILLRSIIDFRIMSKTWAEKNKALNTQDYKSKEDSFAARNVNGTGPYKITSWQPDQKISMVANKDWWDQTRSNITELSYLPIKSDATRVAALLSGDVDLLTDLPTQDVARLRADPKLKLMEGPEVRTIFFVMDQGSEELKGASVKGKNPFKDRRVREAMSVAIDREAIKRSIMRGLSIPAGIMVAPGVNGNTPDLDVPLKADADKARKLLAEAGYPEGFEVPLNCPNNRYVNDEAICQAVVAMWARIGIKAHLIAQPFSQHSQTFQRFEAPLFLLGWGVATYDAQFTLQSLARTKTSGADGNFNFAKLSDATMDRLVDAMKVEPDLSKRNAMIREALQRIRDESLFIPIHHQVRPWAMRANVETTHRSDDRPEARFTTLK, from the coding sequence ATGCACTCCACCCTGGTCCGCCCCCGATTCCTGGCGCAAGCGTTGCTCGCCTTGGCAGCCTGCTTGAGCTTACCCAGCCAAGCCGCCAATCTGCGCTGGGCCGCGCAGAACGACATCCTGACCCTGGACCCGCATTCGCAGAACCACACCACCACCATCGCGGTGCTGATGCATGCCTATGAAGGACTGACGCGCTACAACGAGAAGTATCAAGTTGAGCCGGCGCTGGCGACGAAGTGGACCGCCATCAGCCCGACCCAGATCCGCTTCGAGCTGCGCCAGGGCGTCAAGTTTCATGACGGTTCGCCCTTCACCGCCGATGACGTGGTGTTCAGCTTCGGCCGCATCATGCAGCCGCAGGGCACGCTGCAAATTTATGTAGCCGGCATCAAGGAAGTGAAGAAGATCGACAACTACACCGTCGATTTCATCCTGAGTGCACCGCAGCCCATCTTGCTGCGCAGCATCATCGACTTCCGCATCATGAGCAAGACCTGGGCCGAGAAGAACAAGGCCCTCAACACCCAGGACTACAAGTCCAAGGAAGACAGCTTCGCCGCCCGCAACGTCAACGGCACCGGCCCCTACAAAATCACCAGCTGGCAGCCCGACCAGAAAATCAGCATGGTCGCCAATAAGGACTGGTGGGACCAGACCCGCAGCAATATCACCGAACTGAGCTATCTGCCGATCAAGAGCGACGCCACCCGTGTGGCCGCCCTGCTCTCCGGCGATGTTGATTTACTTACCGACCTGCCCACCCAAGACGTGGCCCGGCTGCGCGCCGACCCCAAGCTCAAGCTGATGGAAGGCCCCGAGGTTCGCACCATCTTCTTCGTCATGGATCAAGGCAGTGAGGAACTCAAAGGCGCCAGCGTCAAAGGCAAGAACCCCTTCAAAGACCGGCGCGTGCGTGAGGCGATGAGTGTGGCCATCGACCGTGAAGCCATCAAGCGCAGCATCATGCGCGGCCTGTCGATTCCGGCCGGCATCATGGTGGCGCCGGGCGTCAATGGCAACACGCCCGATCTGGACGTGCCGCTCAAGGCCGATGCCGACAAGGCCCGCAAGCTGCTGGCCGAGGCTGGCTACCCGGAGGGCTTCGAGGTCCCACTGAACTGCCCCAATAACCGCTACGTCAATGACGAGGCGATCTGCCAGGCGGTGGTGGCGATGTGGGCGCGCATCGGCATCAAAGCGCATCTGATTGCCCAGCCCTTCTCGCAGCACAGCCAGACCTTCCAGCGCTTTGAAGCACCGCTCTTCCTGCTGGGCTGGGGCGTGGCCACTTACGACGCCCAGTTCACCCTGCAATCCCTGGCGCGCACCAAGACCAGCGGCGCGGATGGCAACTTCAACTTCGCCAAGCTCAGCGACGCGACGATGGACCGACTGGTCGACGCGATGAAGGTCGAACCCGACCTGAGCAAGCGCAACGCCATGATCCGCGAGGCCTTGCAGCGCATTCGTGATGAGAGCTTATTCATCCCCATCCATCACCAAGTGCGACCCTGGGCCATGCGCGCCAATGTTGAAACCACGCATCGCTCGGACGACCGACCCGAAGCCCGCTTCACCACGCTCAAGTAA
- a CDS encoding electron transfer flavoprotein subunit beta/FixA family protein, whose product MKVLVPVKRVVDYNVKVRVKSDGTGVDIANVKMSMNPFDEIAIEEAVRLKEKGVVTEVIAVSCGVTQCQETLRTAMAIGADRAILVETDADLQPLAVAKLLKALVDKEQPGLVILGKQAIDDDCNQTGQMLAALTGMPQGTFASKVEVADGVAAVTREVDGGLEVVKLTLPAVVTTDLRLNEPRYVTLPNIMKAKKKQLDIVKPADLGVDVAPRIKTLKVEEPPKRSAGIKVADVATLVDKLKNEAKVI is encoded by the coding sequence ATGAAGGTTCTGGTTCCTGTCAAACGAGTGGTCGATTACAACGTCAAGGTGCGCGTCAAGAGCGACGGCACAGGCGTTGACATCGCCAATGTCAAGATGTCGATGAACCCCTTTGATGAAATCGCCATTGAAGAAGCCGTGCGCCTGAAGGAAAAGGGCGTGGTCACCGAGGTGATCGCGGTGTCTTGCGGTGTCACGCAGTGCCAGGAAACCCTGCGCACCGCCATGGCCATCGGCGCTGACCGTGCCATCCTGGTCGAAACCGACGCCGACCTGCAGCCCCTGGCCGTGGCCAAGCTGCTCAAGGCCCTGGTGGACAAAGAGCAACCCGGCCTGGTGATTCTGGGCAAGCAAGCGATCGACGACGATTGCAACCAGACCGGCCAGATGCTGGCTGCGCTGACCGGCATGCCCCAAGGTACTTTCGCCAGCAAGGTGGAAGTGGCCGATGGCGTGGCAGCCGTGACCCGCGAAGTGGACGGTGGCCTGGAAGTCGTCAAGCTGACTCTGCCTGCCGTGGTCACCACCGACCTGCGCCTCAACGAGCCGCGCTACGTCACCCTGCCCAACATCATGAAGGCCAAGAAGAAGCAGCTGGACATCGTCAAGCCCGCCGATCTGGGTGTGGACGTTGCCCCGCGCATCAAGACCCTCAAGGTTGAAGAGCCGCCCAAGCGCAGCGCCGGCATCAAGGTGGCCGATGTGGCCACGCTGGTGGACAAGCTGAAGAACGAGGCCAAGGTCATTTAA
- a CDS encoding alkane 1-monooxygenase — protein sequence MPTTIAASPPYRDPKRYAWLLSLAVPNSVLLGPGLLLLTGQIWTLWLPVLMLYGLMPLLDLALGLDTSNPPEDAVPALQADPFYRRVTYALAPILWASFVFCVWFVATHPLPWYGLLAMVIIAGSVGGFCINLGHELGHKPTALERWLAKIVLAPSGYGHFFIEHNRGHHRDVATPLDPASSRMGESIYRFVLREMPGAARRAWVLESTRLRKAGLPVWSLQNEILQPALITVALWTALVLWLGPQVLPFILATAFWANFQLTSANYIEHYGLLRAQRPDGRYEPTQPHHSWNSNHLLSNWATFHLQRHSDHHAHPLRRYQALRHFDNLPQLPNGYFGMFSVAYIPPLWFKVMDQRLLDSVGRDPQRINFEPSQRERLMRKHGLVGRA from the coding sequence ATGCCAACAACGATTGCGGCCAGCCCGCCCTACCGCGACCCCAAACGCTATGCCTGGCTGCTCAGCTTGGCGGTGCCCAACTCGGTGTTGCTGGGGCCCGGCCTGCTGCTGCTGACCGGTCAGATCTGGACCTTGTGGCTGCCGGTGCTGATGCTTTACGGGCTGATGCCGCTGCTCGATTTGGCGCTGGGCCTGGACACCAGCAATCCACCCGAAGACGCGGTGCCGGCCCTGCAGGCCGACCCCTTCTACCGCCGCGTCACCTACGCCTTGGCGCCGATTCTGTGGGCCTCGTTTGTGTTCTGCGTCTGGTTTGTGGCCACGCATCCGCTGCCCTGGTATGGCCTGCTGGCCATGGTCATCATCGCCGGCTCGGTGGGCGGCTTTTGCATCAATTTGGGCCATGAGCTGGGCCACAAGCCGACCGCGCTGGAGCGCTGGCTGGCCAAGATCGTGCTGGCGCCCTCGGGCTACGGCCACTTCTTCATCGAGCACAACCGCGGCCACCATCGCGATGTGGCCACGCCGCTGGACCCCGCCTCTTCCCGCATGGGGGAAAGCATTTACCGCTTTGTGCTGCGTGAGATGCCGGGCGCCGCACGCCGCGCCTGGGTGCTGGAATCAACCCGCCTGCGCAAGGCTGGGCTGCCGGTGTGGTCCTTGCAAAACGAGATCTTGCAGCCCGCGCTGATCACGGTGGCGCTATGGACCGCCCTGGTCTTGTGGCTGGGCCCGCAAGTCTTGCCCTTCATCTTGGCCACGGCCTTTTGGGCGAACTTTCAGCTGACCTCAGCCAACTACATCGAGCATTACGGCCTGCTGCGCGCGCAGCGACCCGATGGCCGCTACGAGCCCACCCAGCCGCATCACTCCTGGAACAGCAATCACTTGCTATCCAACTGGGCCACCTTCCATCTGCAGCGGCACTCGGACCACCACGCCCACCCCTTGCGGCGCTATCAGGCCCTGCGGCATTTCGACAATCTGCCGCAACTGCCCAATGGCTACTTCGGCATGTTCAGCGTGGCCTACATACCGCCGCTGTGGTTCAAAGTGATGGACCAGCGCTTGCTGGACAGTGTGGGCCGCGACCCGCAACGCATCAACTTTGAACCCAGCCAGCGCGAGCGCTTGATGCGCAAGCACGGGCTGGTTGGAAGGGCTTGA
- a CDS encoding AraC family transcriptional regulator, with the protein MHVSPAPSDALVHPTYARLLCVLVRSLGGDLDAVLDQAGLSWEQLSTREQMLDYRVVQALVSTALQVSQQPNLGLALGQMAQLSAHGAMGYAVVASRDLAQALATACRYASLRNSLLRFDFELHEPPLGEGANYEVGATLRVHERLDLGAARGFVLDMALGTALRLIDSVVGLRPSGLRVDVPLPAPVQLTPYLQVCGDAQLQFSASHLALHFSPAQLRLPCLTADAKVFEQASQDCEQALRLAGQHLGHWSQRVQAQMRLRREGEHFQTLDEVAKACHVSARTLIRRLRSEGQSFQALLDAVRQEQALWQLRNTAHPIEAIAAQLGFEDASNFARTVRRWYGLTPSALRAQLQGDSA; encoded by the coding sequence ATGCATGTGTCGCCAGCCCCATCCGACGCCCTGGTTCACCCCACTTATGCCCGCCTGCTTTGCGTGCTGGTGCGTAGCCTGGGCGGCGATTTGGACGCGGTGCTGGATCAAGCGGGCCTGAGCTGGGAGCAGTTATCCACCCGCGAGCAGATGCTGGACTACCGCGTTGTGCAGGCTTTGGTGAGCACCGCTTTGCAGGTCAGCCAGCAACCCAATTTGGGCCTGGCGCTGGGGCAGATGGCCCAGCTATCGGCCCATGGCGCGATGGGTTATGCCGTGGTGGCCAGCCGCGATCTGGCGCAGGCGCTGGCCACGGCCTGCCGCTATGCCAGCTTGCGCAATAGCTTGCTGCGTTTCGATTTCGAGCTGCATGAGCCGCCGCTGGGCGAGGGTGCCAACTATGAAGTGGGCGCCACCCTGCGCGTTCACGAACGACTCGATCTTGGTGCGGCGCGCGGCTTTGTGCTGGACATGGCCTTGGGCACCGCGCTGCGCTTGATTGACTCGGTGGTGGGCCTGCGGCCCAGCGGCTTGCGGGTGGATGTTCCGCTGCCGGCGCCGGTTCAGCTCACTCCGTATTTGCAGGTTTGTGGTGATGCGCAGCTGCAGTTCTCGGCCAGCCATCTGGCCCTGCATTTCAGCCCGGCCCAGTTGCGCTTGCCCTGCCTGACCGCTGATGCCAAGGTCTTCGAGCAAGCCAGTCAGGACTGCGAGCAAGCCCTGCGCTTGGCGGGGCAGCATCTGGGCCATTGGTCGCAGAGGGTGCAAGCGCAGATGCGTTTGCGGCGGGAGGGCGAGCACTTTCAAACGCTGGATGAGGTGGCCAAGGCCTGCCACGTGTCTGCACGCACCTTGATCCGCCGCCTGCGCAGCGAGGGCCAGAGTTTTCAAGCCTTGTTGGACGCCGTGCGCCAGGAGCAGGCGCTGTGGCAGTTGCGCAATACCGCGCATCCCATCGAGGCCATCGCCGCGCAGCTGGGCTTTGAGGATGCCTCTAACTTCGCGCGCACGGTGCGCCGCTGGTATGGGCTGACGCCCTCGGCCCTGCGGGCCCAGTTGCAGGGCGATAGTGCCTGA
- a CDS encoding acyl-CoA dehydrogenase: MPYRAPVKDMLFNMQELAGLQALNKIPEFADFDIDTAQAVLEECAKLNEDIIAPLNFESDKNPSYLKDGQVYTTPGFKEAFRQFAEGGWQGLQHPTAFGGQGMPKTIGAACGEMMNSASISFALCPLLTDGAIEALLTAGSDEQRNTFIPKLIDGSWTGTMNLTEPQAGSDLALVRTRAEPQPDGTYKIFGTKIFITYGDHDMAENIIHLVLARVAGAPEGVKGISLFIVPKFLVNADGSLGARNDAHCVSIEHKMGIKASPTAVLQFGDHGGAIGTLIGQENRGLEYMFIMMNAARFGVGVQGIAIAERAYQKAVSYARDRVQSRPVDGSMAGSAAIIHHPDVRRMLMTMRSLTEGCRAMASVAASAYDAAHHHPDAETRKQNQAFYEFMVPLVKGYSTEMSLEVTDLGVQIHGGMGFIEETGAAQHYRDAKILTIYEGTTAIQANDLVGRKTSRDGGQMARAFAANIEATESLLAKRDSAAAKAMLKRLSAARQAYLDSVDFIAAQGKGNPNAAYAGSVPYLMLAGNLVAGWQLARALMVAEDKLAAGEDSAFMSAKIATARFYAEHILTRAGGLRDAIVEGADSVTALALDAF, translated from the coding sequence ATGCCTTACCGCGCCCCCGTCAAAGACATGCTCTTCAATATGCAGGAGCTCGCCGGCCTGCAAGCCCTCAACAAGATCCCTGAGTTTGCCGACTTCGACATCGACACCGCGCAAGCCGTGCTGGAAGAGTGCGCCAAGCTCAATGAAGACATCATCGCCCCGCTGAACTTCGAGAGCGACAAGAACCCGTCCTACCTGAAGGATGGCCAGGTTTACACCACGCCCGGCTTCAAGGAAGCCTTCCGCCAGTTCGCCGAAGGCGGCTGGCAAGGCCTGCAGCACCCCACTGCCTTTGGCGGTCAGGGCATGCCCAAGACCATTGGCGCCGCCTGCGGCGAGATGATGAACAGTGCCAGCATCAGCTTCGCCCTGTGCCCCTTGCTGACCGACGGCGCCATCGAGGCCTTGCTGACGGCCGGCAGCGATGAGCAGCGCAACACCTTCATCCCCAAGCTGATCGACGGCAGCTGGACCGGCACCATGAACCTGACCGAACCCCAGGCCGGCTCCGATCTGGCCCTGGTGCGCACCCGCGCCGAGCCGCAACCCGACGGCACTTACAAGATTTTCGGCACCAAGATCTTCATCACCTACGGTGATCACGATATGGCCGAGAACATCATCCATCTGGTGCTGGCCCGTGTGGCCGGCGCGCCCGAAGGCGTGAAGGGCATCAGCCTCTTCATCGTGCCCAAGTTCTTGGTCAATGCCGATGGCTCGCTGGGCGCGCGCAATGACGCGCATTGCGTGTCGATCGAGCACAAGATGGGCATCAAGGCCAGCCCCACGGCTGTGCTGCAGTTCGGCGACCACGGTGGCGCCATCGGTACGCTGATCGGCCAAGAAAATCGCGGCCTGGAGTACATGTTCATCATGATGAACGCGGCCCGTTTTGGCGTGGGCGTGCAAGGCATTGCGATTGCGGAGCGCGCCTATCAAAAAGCCGTGTCTTATGCCCGCGACCGCGTGCAAAGCCGCCCGGTCGATGGCTCGATGGCCGGCAGCGCCGCCATCATTCATCATCCCGATGTGCGCCGCATGCTGATGACCATGCGCTCGCTGACCGAAGGCTGCCGCGCCATGGCCAGCGTGGCCGCATCGGCCTATGACGCCGCTCACCATCATCCCGACGCCGAGACGCGCAAGCAGAACCAGGCCTTCTACGAATTCATGGTCCCCCTGGTCAAGGGCTATAGCACCGAGATGAGTTTGGAAGTGACCGACCTGGGCGTGCAAATACACGGCGGCATGGGCTTCATCGAGGAAACCGGTGCTGCCCAGCATTACCGCGATGCCAAGATCCTGACCATTTACGAAGGCACCACCGCCATTCAGGCCAATGACCTGGTGGGTCGCAAGACCAGCCGTGACGGCGGCCAGATGGCCCGCGCCTTCGCCGCCAATATCGAGGCGACTGAAAGCCTGCTAGCCAAGCGCGACAGCGCGGCCGCCAAGGCCATGCTCAAGCGCCTGAGCGCCGCGCGCCAGGCCTATCTGGACTCGGTGGACTTCATCGCCGCTCAAGGCAAGGGCAATCCGAATGCGGCTTATGCCGGCTCGGTGCCTTATCTGATGTTGGCCGGCAATTTGGTCGCTGGCTGGCAGTTGGCTCGCGCCTTGATGGTGGCTGAGGACAAGTTGGCCGCCGGTGAAGACAGCGCCTTCATGAGCGCCAAGATCGCTACCGCGCGCTTCTATGCCGAGCACATTCTGACCCGTGCCGGTGGCCTGCGTGACGCCATCGTGGAAGGCGCCGACAGCGTCACCGCCCTGGCCCTGGACGCGTTCTGA
- a CDS encoding electron transfer flavoprotein subunit alpha/FixB family protein, with amino-acid sequence MTALVIAEHDNASIKGATLNTVTAALACGADVHVLVAGHNAAAAAAAASQIAGVSKVLHADAAQLADGLAENLAAQVLAVAGGYSHILFPSTASGKNVAPRVAALLDVAQLSDVTKVISADTFERPIYAGNAIATVQSADATKVLTVRTTGFDAAAASGGSAAVETLAAAADSGRSVFGSREIAKNDRPELTAAKIIVSGGRAMGSNEKFMEVLTPLADKLGAALGASRAAVDAGYAPNDWQVGQTGKIVAPQLYIACGISGAIQHLAGMKDSKVIVAINKDAEAPIFSVADYSLEADLFAAVPELVNSL; translated from the coding sequence ATGACCGCTCTCGTTATTGCCGAACACGACAACGCCTCCATCAAGGGCGCAACCCTCAACACCGTCACGGCCGCCCTGGCTTGCGGCGCTGATGTGCATGTGCTGGTCGCCGGCCACAATGCCGCTGCCGCCGCTGCTGCTGCCTCGCAAATCGCTGGTGTGAGCAAGGTCTTGCACGCCGACGCCGCCCAGCTGGCCGATGGCCTGGCTGAAAACCTCGCCGCCCAAGTGCTGGCCGTGGCCGGTGGTTACAGCCACATCCTGTTCCCATCGACCGCCTCGGGCAAGAACGTGGCGCCGCGCGTCGCTGCCTTGTTGGACGTGGCGCAGCTCAGCGATGTGACCAAGGTCATCAGCGCTGACACCTTTGAGCGCCCGATCTACGCCGGCAACGCCATCGCCACCGTGCAAAGCGCCGACGCTACCAAGGTGCTGACCGTGCGCACCACCGGCTTTGACGCCGCAGCCGCCAGCGGCGGCAGCGCCGCCGTGGAAACGCTGGCCGCTGCAGCCGACAGTGGCCGCTCGGTCTTCGGCAGCCGCGAGATTGCCAAGAACGACCGCCCCGAGCTGACCGCTGCCAAGATCATCGTCTCCGGTGGCCGCGCCATGGGCTCGAACGAGAAGTTCATGGAAGTGCTCACGCCGCTGGCTGACAAGCTGGGCGCTGCCCTGGGTGCCTCGCGCGCCGCTGTCGATGCGGGTTATGCCCCCAACGATTGGCAAGTCGGCCAGACCGGCAAGATCGTCGCCCCGCAGCTCTACATCGCTTGCGGCATCAGCGGCGCGATCCAGCACTTGGCCGGCATGAAGGACTCCAAGGTCATCGTCGCCATCAACAAGGACGCCGAAGCCCCGATCTTCAGCGTGGCCGACTACAGCTTGGAAGCCGACCTGTTCGCAGCCGTGCCCGAGCTGGTGAACAGCCTCTGA